The Osmerus eperlanus chromosome 7, fOsmEpe2.1, whole genome shotgun sequence genome includes a region encoding these proteins:
- the tubb5 gene encoding tubulin beta-5 chain — translation MREIVHIQAGQCGNQIGAKFWEVISDEHGIDPTGTYHGDSDLQLDRISVYYNEATGGKYVPRAILVDLEPGTMDSVRSGPFGQIFRPDNFVFGQSGAGNNWAKGHYTEGAELVDSVLDVVRKEAESCDCLQGFQLTHSLGGGTGSGMGTLLISKIREEYPDRIMNTFSVVPSPKVSDTVVEPYNATLSVHQLVENTDETYCIDNEALYDICFRTLKLTTPTYGDLNHLVSATMSGVTTCLRFPGQLNADLRKLAVNMVPFPRLHFFMPGFAPLTSRGSQQYRALTVPELTQQVFDAKNMMAACDPRHGRYLTVAAVFRGRMSMKEVDEQMLNVQNKNSSYFVEWIPNNVKTAVCDIPPRGLKMAVTFIGNSTAIQELFKRISEQFTAMFRRKAFLHWYTGEGMDEMEFTEAESNMNDLVSEYQQYQDATAEEEGEFDEEAEDDA, via the exons ttttggGAGGTCATCAGTGACGAGCACGGCATCGACCCCACAGGCACCTACCATGGAGACAGCGACCTCCAGCTGGACAGAATCAGTGTCTACTACAATGAGGCGACTG GTGGTAAATATGTGCCCAGGGCCATCCTGGTGGACCTGGAGCCTGGCACTATGGACTCTGTGAGGTCGGGACCCTTCGGACAGATCTTCCGACCTGACAACTTTGTGTTTG GCCAGAGTGGAGCAGGTAACAACTGGGCCAAGGGCCACTACACGGAAGGAGCAGAGCTGGTGGACTCGGTCCTGGACGTGGTGAGGAAAGAGGCTGAGAGCTGCGACTGCCTTCAGGGGTTCCAGCTGACACACTCCCTGGGTGGGGGCACGGGGTCAGGCATGGGCACCCTGCTCATCAGTAAAATCCGCGAGGAGTACCCCGACCGCATCATGAACACCTTCAGTGTGGTGCCCTCTCCCAAG GTGTCAGACACGGTGGTGGAGCCCTACAACGCCACGCTGTCCGTCCACCAGCTGGTGGAGAACACGGACGAGACCTACTGCATCGACAACGAGGCGCTCTACGACATCTGCTTCCGCACTCTCAAACTCACGACGCCCACTTACGGAGACCTCAACCACCTGGTGTCCGCCACCATGAGCGGAGTCACAACCTGCCTTCGTTTCCCCGGCCAGCTCAACGCCGACCTCCGCAAGCTAGCCGTCAACATGGTGCCCTTCCCCCGCCTGCACTTCTTCATGCCCGGCTTCGCGCccctcaccagcagggggagccagCAGTACCGTGCCCTCACTGTGCCCGAGCTCACCCAGCAGGTGTTCGACGCCAAGAACATGATGGCCGCCTGCGACCCTCGCCACGGCCGCTACCTCACCGTGGCCGCCGTGTTCCGCGGCCGCATGTCCATGAAGGAGGTGGACGAGCAGATGCTGAACGTCCAGAACAAGAACAGCAGCTACTTCGTGGAGTGGATCCCCAACAACGTCAAGACCGCAGTGTGCGACATCCCTCCCCGAGGCCTCAAGATGGCCGTCACCTTCATCGGCAACAGCACGGCCATCCAGGAGCTGTTCAAGCGCATCTCCGAGCAGTTCACAGCCATGTTCCGCCGCAAGGCCTTCCTGCACTGGTACACGGGCGAGGGCATGGATGAGATGGAGTTCACGGAGGCTGAGAGCAACATGAACGACCTGGTGTCAGAGTACCAGCAGTACCAAGACGCCACCGCGGAGGAGGAAGGCGAGTTCGACGAGGAAGCCGAAGATGATGCTTGA